A stretch of Eubalaena glacialis isolate mEubGla1 chromosome 10, mEubGla1.1.hap2.+ XY, whole genome shotgun sequence DNA encodes these proteins:
- the LOC133099654 gene encoding B-lymphocyte antigen CD20-like, producing MTTPRNSMGGAFPAGPIAMQPVQKLIPRRVPTVVGATQSFFMRESKALGAVQIMNGLFHIALGGLLLIHAEVYAPICVTLWYPLWGGIMYIISGSLLTAAEKNSMKSLVRGRIIMNSLSLFAAISGIIFLIMDIFNLTVSHFFKMESLNLTKAPTPHINIYNCEPANPAEKNSLSMQYCDSIRFLFLGIFAVMLLFAFLQKLVTAGTVENEWKKICSRPKANVVLLSAEEKKEQAIEIKEEVVEQIEISSQPKNEEDIEIIPVQEEEEEEEEETEINFPEPPQDQEASPIENDSVP from the exons ATGACGACACCCAGAAATTCCATGGGTGGAGCTTTCCCAGCAGGCCCTATTGCCATGCAGCCTGTTCAGAAACTAATTCCCAGGAGGGTGCCTACAGTGGTGGGCGCCACACAGAGCTTCTTCATGAGGGAATCTAAGGCTTTGGGG GCTGTCCAGATTATGAATGGGCTCTTCCACATTGCCCTGGGTGGACTCCTGTTGATCCACGCGGAGGTCTATGCACCCATCTGTGTAACTTTGTGGTACCCTCTCTGGGGAGGCATTATG TATATCATTTCTGGATCACTCCTGACAGCAGCGGAGAAAAACTCCATGAAGAGTTTG GTCAGAGGGAGAATAATAATGAACTCATTGAGCCTCTTTGCTGCTAtttctggaataatttttttGATCATGGACATATTTAATCTGACagtttcccatttttttaaaatggagagtCTGAACCTTACTAAGGCTCCCACACCACATATTAACATATATAACTGTGAACCAGCTAACCCCGCTGAGAAAAACTCTCTATCAATGCAATATTGTGACAGCATACGGTTTTTGTTCTTG GGCATTTTTGCAGTGATGCTGCTCTTTGCCTTCCTCCAAAAACTTGTGACAGCTGGCACTGTTgagaatgaatggaaaaaaatatgctcCAGACCCAAAGCT AATGTAGTTCTCCTgtcagcagaagaaaaaaaggaacaggcaattgaaataaaagaagaagtgGTGGAGCAGATTGAAATATCTTCCCAACCAAAGAACGAAGAGGACATTGAAATTATtccagtccaagaagaagaagaagaagaagaagaagaaacagaaataaactttcCAGAACCTCCCCAAGATCAGGAAGCCTCACCAATAGAAAATGATAGTGTcccttaa